The Salvia miltiorrhiza cultivar Shanhuang (shh) chromosome 2, IMPLAD_Smil_shh, whole genome shotgun sequence DNA window CCCgcggctcctcgtagccgttctccacgatctcccaaacgtcgtgggctcccaatagcgccttcatcttgatgctccaattgtcgaagttgctcttgttgagcatggggacttgaaacgattgtaaattcgccataccacaagtagaatcttgtggctctgataccactttgttggaaatTTAAGAAATATGTAATGGAGAATTAATTTGATTGGCTAaaggaaatttggagaaattggttgGAGGGATGACTTTATATTAAAGGTAATTGTGTATAGTGTTTGGAAATGTGGACGTGTGTATTAGGTGCTAGGAGATAGCTTTAATCACTTGTTTTCTATTTCATTTCTCACTTACAAAATCAATGCCACATCTATATTTATACTACAACAAAGTCGGTGATGTAACCGACTTAACTAGTCTAGGATCTTCTAGTTAATTCCTCTAATTTTACATTCTAATTCCACATGTGTACTTTTAGCTACTAGAATATTCTACTAATTTCTCtcctattctttttcttttcacttCTTTAAAAGTCTAGATAATTCTACTACAAATATATAGTAGCTTTTCTAGaatatcttgattctagatatttccTAGCAAAATATCTTccacaaatcaagtttattgtTATATTCCAACAAATGCTACATATTTTAATCTTATTGAATGTATTCTTGAGATTTCCACTTCACGTGGAACCCACAATTTTTGACGATGGTTGGGAAGGAAATGTTGCAATGCAACATTTGTAATAAATATTGACTTTGGGAAGATTGGAAGCAATAACATTGCTTCCTGCCTAATTTCAATTGTCGATAATACGTTCAATTTGTCAGACTTCTCATTCTACAATTGCAGCTGTAGAGTGATTACGGAAAAAGACATCTAATAAATATTACGTGAATGTGTTATGAGATAAATAAGTTTACTTTTATAGGTGAAGTGGAAAAATATCAGTGGATCATATTAATAAAGTTGTAAATAAGTGTTGAAAGTGAGGAtaaaaaataaggagttgatGGTGGAATCATGTTTAAAAATAAGTTATGCATATCATATAGAACGATAAAGGAAAGTGAGCATATTCTTTTAAGACGGAGGGAGTGGAActtttcatctctcttaaaatagtaTAGTTTAGTTCTCTTGTGTTTTcaagttattaaacttgatATTTGTGTTTCCTCTATTTTCAATAGGAAGAAATTTGTAAGCCTGCTATATACATAGAGAGTAGGGACTTgtggtttttcccaatttgAGTTTTCcacatactccctctgtccctgaaataagttcctctttggagacggcacgagttttaaggaaaagtggtaaagtgtattgatagtggagaaaaatgtgttataattagtattgagagtgatgaaaatgtgaaaaagtgttataattagtattgggagtggtgaaaaagtgaaaagtaagaataaataaagtattattagtggtgggatagttgtccaaaaatgaaaagaaagaaagaggaacttatttggggacatcccaaaaagaaaaaagatgaacttatttcaggaacggagggagtaattttttttgtctCTTGTGGTGGTCCAAACCACTATGAGAAAGACTGCAGATAGAAGAAAAGAGATTATCAAACgtgtgaaaataatgaaaaaattgagAAAGACAGAACAATAGTTGCAACTGATGGCGATGTTGTCATAGTTGCAATGATGCTCTTGTAAGTTTGTTGTGCCAAAAAATAGATTGGATCGTTGATTTAGGTGCATCATACCACATTATACCCACATCATGATATGTTTGCATATCCTACACCAGTAGCAGCTTTAGCAAAGTCTAATGGAAGCTCATATACATAAAATTTTATCACATTTAAAAGAAACCAAGGGTTTTAGCCACACATGAATGTGCGACTAAAAGTATATTTATGTGTCATCGTATCTTTATTGccacacattattatgtgtCACAAATTATGCACGGATACTAGTTTTTACATTTTTCACGTAAGTATATAAAATTAAGAGTTCaatagaaattaattataaaaaattaaatgtgaataaatttttttacttacacataattaaatatcattaactatttaaattatttaatgaatttacctgtacatatttaattatgtatgGGTATACTGCTATACATAATTATGTGTCACAAAAAGCAAGCCCGGCCCATAAACATAggttgtatttttttcaatttatacttattataaaagagccttactttacaaaatttgatttgcctattatatccctcatatatatacttaatttaaggtcaattgtgtaatttaatatattattgtacatataatatatctataaatatattatggttTATCCTTTATATTTTCATAGTTATTTAAGTAGTAGTTTCCATTAGGACTCTTCATCATATaagttactattttttattatataattttaataatttagaattaaaaaatacaaagaattacagttttaattttgctagaatctttggaattaaaattaattaagatgaaacctataaaataaatatgaagaaaaaattaagtgatgtttaatcaaataaaattaaattttaattttatgagttCTATAACATTatactttcaaatattaatCAATAATTGATTCAAAAAATACATTACAATGATAGATATtgctataaaataaaataaaatataaatttacatcCATAACAATTTcttcattaaaataattattttttacgtGCGAACGCACGTCATCTATGCTAGTTAAAATAAACTTAGCTTGTGCAGTTGTGCTCCTGTCCTACAATTAATTcctgtatttttttaattaaaatagaaaaaataagtaTTCAATAGTTGTTGCTTGCGTCGAGCAACGTCACCATATTCACGTAAGCAATCAACTTGGAAATAGAATAAATATTAaagaatgttaattaattaaatgtgcAAGAGCGTTCACATGAAATGAAACCGTATTTTTAGATTATAAAATCTTAATGCTTTCGTTGATTGAATCAAGACATTGTATCCAACCGCCTCTATCATACTACAATTTTGTTTGTATCTGGCTGATGAACGTGACGTTTTGgcatttattaatttatttttaaaacatactACTCCAtctgtttttaaaaattatgatctgataaaaattaaaaatgatatgaattttaagaataaatatGATAGTTATGTTTAAGAGTAAATTAGGTTTCACGCTTTTATGTAAATAGTGACAGGTGAAGTTTGTTagatcattttcaaataagaaaatgtcaCAATTTTTAGGAACGTACTGATAAAGTAATAAGGACACAATTTTCAGAAACGAATGGAGTATATGTTACTGTGGCCTTCTTTTTTAGTAAAGTTTAGAGTTCAAATATCCACACTACAAGAAATTATGGTTTTTATTCACACAAAAATGTCAAAAAGTATGGCTAAAAAATTATACCCCTCCCCCTATTAAAAGTGACGGGttactttaatttattacaCCTAAAATAAGGAAAATGGGTAAAGTGGGCAAAAGTGGTAATTAAGCCCTACACTCttttatgtattaaattttttcattaatGGAAACAAGCCACTTTTAATGAAACGGAGGAAGtatacaaaattaatttaaatcaaattaatcaatcatcaccaaagtTCCATTTCCAATATGTCTTCCTCAAATGGATCAAACCAGAAACCTCCTTGAAACTCTGCACTAGTACTACTTGGGCTGCTAAAACTGCTTCCAATGTCTGAATAATTCGACAAGGTCGATGTATCATTCTGTATTTCTTCGAATATCCCAAAATCATGAAATTCATCTACATTAATTTGGGGTGAAAATAATCCATATGGTTTAGCCAAAACATCATCTTGATCTCGTGCAAACGAATATAGATCGATATTCTTCTCATCGCGTTCCTCGTGAAGATGATGATCGGAATCATTGTGGCATCGGCCGCGCTTCTTTATGTGGGCGTGCCAGTAATTCTTGATCTCGTTGTCACTTCTTCCATGAAGCTTAGCTGCCATGGCTGACCACCTGCAATATTGGAACTATAGTTGTTAGTTCAAATATATGATTACATATATCAGAGAAAAATTCCGTCTGAGAATGCAAATGTGCTGAGAATTGAAAATTCGCGTAAACACTCgctaacaaatcaataattttgatgaacaagtcAACAATTTTTGTAAACAAGCAATTTTGGTCTAGATTCGAGTCCTGAAAAGGTCGAGTATTTCACCATATTAAATAACTACGTCtattcatcagttatattgatttatcgtacattttattgatttgtACATTATTTCCATTTCTcacgagaaaaaaaaatctaaatgaTTATAATTTCGTACTTGTTTCTGAGTTGATCATGTAATTTGATGATGTGTTCTTCTtcaattttggtgaatttccCTCGTTTGAGGCCAGGCTTCAAATAGTTCATCCACCGCAATCTGCAGCTCTTCCCACATCTAGCCAAccctaattaattttatttcagaaaaaaaaaaaagttaattagaACCAGTAATTAATAACAAGATTAGggttcatgataaaatcttgaTTGCGCATGAAATTGAAATTCACATTACCGGCTAACGAGggcagacggcgccagttgttGTGGCCGAATCTCTCGACTTGAGCTCTCAATCGGTCGTCTTCTTCTTTACTCCATGCCCCCTTCTTAATTCCATTACTGTCAAAAGTGGGAGCCCTCAccatttttgtttatttccGAGAATTAATATCAAAGCAGAAGCTCACttctatttatatatgtatttgattTAAGGAGTAGAAGCTGTCAGCATGCGAAATCACCTGCGAAGCTGTAATTTTGGGATATAAATTGTCGTGTTAATTTCAACACGCTAGAAAAGGGTTTTCTTTTGGAGGATTGGACGACTTTATtctcaattaaaaaataaactacGAAGATTAATGAAATAGTTCGAAATTAGTTACTTCTTAATTATGATGTTATTAGTAATAGAGTTTGTTAATTCATTTAGAGGTATAATTATTGGTTTACATCTAACTTGAAATATTTTAGGCCATGTTTGATTATTAGGGTttattagggtatataatttgtTAAGATTCAATTTCTAAGAATATTAATTAGGattcattatataataataatttctatttacaataaatataattaaaacagTAAagttgataattaattatagatGTGGTTTTGGGTACAACCGGGTTGCACTCTCACTTAATTAGATCCTGATCCGCACTCTGATCAGAACCCATATCCTGATCCAAATCATATAAATAACACCATTCTAGCTATATGTGGGTCaatccgattgtacggtacatccgattgtacccaaattttttgtgttaaattaTATGAGATGACACGAGAAGATCTTTCTTAAATCCATTTATGTTCACCTTAGATCCATTTAGTTTAAAATGCATGTTGATATATAAATGTTTTGTACtatctattaattaatatatcttCCTCACATTAGGTAGCATATTCGATTAAATTTTATAATCTATGTATAATTAGCTGGCTTCTATGGGTATTATCCAAACTCATCCCAAAAAACTAAGTATAATTAATATCTATAATTGGGTTTGAGCTTGTGATAACCCAAACAAGATATATATGACTAAATAAGTGACAAGTTGTCTAATTTGAATAAGTGACCCAAGCCGCCCACGTGAACTAGTCatgtttttttataaattatactccatatcttattttgattatttgatttaaataagaaaaccttgattatttaattaattatctgtAATATGAGAAAAACAAATGTAATATTGGTAGAAAGTAAATTTTTTGGAAGTGGTTGTTTCCTTTTATCTAACAAGAAATTTTTTGTTTGACTAATGACTATTGCAGCTCGAGGACTAGGAGTAAGAGTCAAAGTCTGCAAATGTAGACTCTCATTGGATAATAGTATTAAATCACGCAGTTCAAGTGTACACACTATTGTAATTTGTAAAGCAGTGGGCAGTTTCAGTCTCATcatcaataaaataaatcatactagtattaattttgcagaaaaataatataaaataaaataaaggtaTATTTTCTCTGAAAAAATAGAAGTACAATGAAAGTATATATGGCTATATTTCCCACCTATAGTgaatttaaatcaaataattaaggaaaaggataataaaatgaaaaatcattCCTTGATTGAAGCAAATAGTTTACGTTTGCGGACGAGGGTCAGCTCAAATGATAAAATTGAAACAATTAAAACAGACAAAGATTTTCATTTGTAAGAGGTCATGTGTTTAATTTCGTTTGCGTACTGATAGTATTCCCACCTTAATTTGTGTGtataatgtatttaattaatcttaaatattaaatttaacaacataaatttattaaaattaaaaatttaacattgaattaattttaaaaatataatactccctccgtccacgaaatgagtacccatttggggtgacacgagttttaagaaattgattaagtgtgtgtaagtggaataagggaccacttttattgtgagtgggatgtgtggggtacacttaccaaaaaaggaaatgggtactcatttggtggacggaccaaaaaggaaatatgggtactcatttcgtggacggagggagtaattaaaaaatattacaatacctttcattttcttcatccctattttaaatgtatttgtagattaaaaaataataattaaaaaatgaaatgaaaaattaGACTTAAAACTATTTGGAAGCTATAAAGTGTATGCTTATTGAATCTCACATcgaaaaaaatatgtttatttacaatgtgtagtacactttTTTTTTGGTCAGAAAAATGATTTTATAGAAACAAACCAAAAGGCACCAGAGGTACCAGTGGCCAGAATAAAGAGCAAAAACAAAGAAATACACCAGCACAACAACAGCAAAACAGTCTCCAGACCAGCAAAAACAGTCTCCAAACCAGAAGAGCTGCAAAGCTCGAGCCACGTTTGCAGGTAGAAGGAAGTAAGGATCAGCTTGAAAAAGAGCATCTATACGGGCGCGAGCGCAAGGTGTGAAGACCGAATAC harbors:
- the LOC131009302 gene encoding transcription factor MYB30-like: MVRAPTFDSNGIKKGAWSKEEDDRLRAQVERFGHNNWRRLPSLAGLARCGKSCRLRWMNYLKPGLKRGKFTKIEEEHIIKLHDQLRNKWSAMAAKLHGRSDNEIKNYWHAHIKKRGRCHNDSDHHLHEERDEKNIDLYSFARDQDDVLAKPYGLFSPQINVDEFHDFGIFEEIQNDTSTLSNYSDIGSSFSSPSSTSAEFQGGFWFDPFEEDILEMELW